A genomic window from Raphanus sativus cultivar WK10039 unplaced genomic scaffold, ASM80110v3 Scaffold0471, whole genome shotgun sequence includes:
- the LOC130502257 gene encoding uncharacterized protein LOC130502257 yields the protein MDAYLRIVQDIAKGFEFFELTKVPRGENICADALAALGSKLHDQVKRTIPIHRIERPSIDQEGGTVASVTEATPPIDDSPATTDDDQTTDWRLEFINFLAHGTLPADKWEARRLKRRSVHYVVTEGELHRWTATKVLLKFIHGEQTRLVMAETHEGAADCDSYVRHCDKCQRHACTIHSPTELLRTMTAPYPFMRWGMNIIGPLPTSRQKRFILVLTDYFTKWVEAEAYANVTDKEWRIRLNTSTPRYPQCNGQGESTNKTVIDGLKKRLDLKKGCWADELDGVLWSHRTTPRGATQATPFSLAYGVEAMAPAEVNVTSLRRSKMPLHDEINRDMLLDALDNIEERRDQALLRIQNYQNQIESYYNKKVRSRPLELGDLVLRKVFENTKEWKAGKLGANWEGPYKITQVIRPRVFRLETSRGDAVPRAWNSMHLRRFYS from the exons ATGGATGCATACCTCCGCATCGTCCAAGATATAGCCAAAGGTTTCGAGTTCTTCGAACTAACCAAAGTTCCCCGTGGGGAGAACATCTGCGCCGACGCTCTTGCTGCCCTCGGTAGCAAACTTCACGATCAAGTAAAGCGGACGATTCCGATCCACCGCATCGAAAGACCGAGCATTGACCAAGAAGGGGGAACAGTCGCTTCGGTCACCGAAGCAACACCCCCCATCGACGATTCCCCTGCGACGACCGACGACGATCAAACGACCGACTGGCGTCTCGAGTTCATTAATTTCCTCGCCCATGGGACATTGCCCGCGGATAAATGGGAAGCAAGGCGATTAAAGCGACGCAGCGTGCATTACGTCGTCACCGAAGGAGAGCTCCACCGATGGACCGCCACTAAAGTTCTCCTCAAATTTATCCATGGCGAACAAACGAGGCTCGTTATGGCAGAAACTCATGAAGGCGCAGCAG ACTGCGACTCCTACGTTCGCCACTGCGACAAATGCCAACGCCACGCTTGTACGATCCACAGTCCGACCGAGCTCCTCCGTACCATGACCGCACCATATCCCTTCATGCGGTGGGGAATGAACATCATCGGCCCGTTGCCGACCTCCCGCCAAAAGCGCTTCATCCTCGTCTTAACCGACTATTTCACAAAGTGGGTGGAAGCAGAGGCATACGCGAACGTCACAGACAAAGAA TGGAGAATCCGTCTCAACACCTCAACGCCGAGGtacccgcagtgcaacggacaAGGCGAGTCAACAAACAAAACTGTCATAGACGGTCTGAAAAAACGACTCGACTTGAAGAAAGGATGCTGGGCCGACGAATTGGACGGCGTTCTGTGGTCTCACCGTACTACACCTCGGGGAGCAACGCAAGCTACCCCCTTTTCGCTGGCATACGGAGTCGAGGCAATGGCACCAGCCGAGGTAAACGTCACCAGCTTACGACGTTCAAAGATGCCCCTTCACGACGAAATCAACCGAGACATGCTCCTAGACGCTCTGGATAATATAGAGGAACGACGCGACCAAGCGCTCCTCCGTATCCAAAATTACCAGAATCAGATCGAGAGCTACTACAATAAGAAGGTTCGATCCCGACCTCTCGAACTCGGAGACCTCGTCTTGCGCAAAGTGTTCGAAAACACCAAAGAGTGGAAGGCCGGCAAGTTAGGCGCCAATTGGGAAGGCCCCTACAAGATTACACAAGTCATCCGCCCCAGAGTCTTCCGACTCGAGACTTCCCGTGGCGACGCGGTACCTCGCGCCTGGAACTCCATGCATCTACGACGCTTCTACTCGTAA
- the LOC108832932 gene encoding uncharacterized protein LOC108832932, translated as MRPQPNLSELIRAQLSLPRADPPRLAAPVVESPPPVVSRDGSPAHGEDSRTEGPAADVRQAAEVPEDAPVITPGPLKKKGKKRSRRDSSAEGDQEDEHVDHPETEGPPKKKKKKGTKAGEGPLSQERTGSREGDSEDVVADPSGGAEDDSPEAQLLLNRKKKKAGPSEGDVQSEDPPALASTTAPIQPSTSKAPAVRNSAPPSVPRRGPPEFPDKVRFEYDGMTPLIYAPDKCAELMSQINGGPRPLLLSDLIFKKEYTDAAQAKLRGDGSMNFVVELYDTELKTTRTKLRRSEKLVAAKDAFIRRKKAEWTAETDKLKEKASRAISRRKDQKEKLASTEAALGASQETVGILETEIALMKEKEEVAEKDQAKVIEQHQKKIEQQAKEIERLKRSRVFEVTQERIRVQTEMIAKCNRRFRNIMDREKRRGPFDDANAMYNQAFGTRSCLEVLLEAGRDIPQDTIDMFADREKEYDQAAKELKVGDIPESDLTLSPLVLPSQFVDERMLAGLNTFGSNTSLIDPNDAAALSGSIAEGYGQREFGEDPSRTMVSTDYPAGALTSGDRPLEKVPSEIEPISDAAREGSPILLVSDTSAEDQGDDQDEEEAEESREQVEDGERGSGEQRTEAQRPEEQEPAAEEEDLAKD; from the exons atGAGGCCTCAACCGAATTTGAGCGAGCTGATAAGGGCTCAGCTAAGTCTCCCGAGGGCCGATCCTCCGCGCTTGGCGGCGCCAGTTGTCGAGAGCCCCCCACCGGTTGTCTCGAGGGACGGATCCCCGGCTCATGGTGAAGACTCTCGGACTGAGGGCCCAGCCGCAGATGTTCGGCAGGCCGCTGAGGTTCCTGAGGATGCTCCGGTGATAACTCCCGGTCCTTTgaagaaaaagggaaaaaagAGATCCCGGCGCGATTCTTCGGCTGAAGGGGATCAAGAGGATGAGCATGTCGATCATCCGGAGACCGAGGGCCCtcctaagaagaagaagaaaaaaggaacCAAAGCTGGCGAAGGGCCGCTTTCGCAGGAGAGGACCGGATCTCGGGAGGGTGACAGTGAGGATGTGGTTGCCGATCCTTCAGGAGGGGCAGAAGACGATTCTCCCGAGGCGCAGCTATTACTGAACAGGAAAAAGAAGAAGGCGGGCCCTAGTGAGGGAGATGTTCAAAGCGAGGATCCGCCAGCTCTAGCCTCTACGACGGCCCCGATTCAGCCATCTACTTCTAAGGCTCCAGCTGTGCGAAACTCCGCCCCGCCTTCCGTCCCGAGAAGAGGTCCTCCGGAGTTCCCAGATAAGGTGCGCTTTGAGTACGACGGGATGACCCCCCTCATCTATGCTCCGGACAAATGCGCGGAGTTGATGAGTCAGATTAACGGTGGTCCCCGCCCATTGCTTCTGAGCGATCTTATCTTCAAGAAGGAGTATACTGATGCTGCTCAAGCCAAGCTTCGG GGTGACGGGAGCATGAACTTCGTCGTAGAGTTGTACGATACCGAGCTCAAGACGACCCGCACCAAGTTACGGCGCTCCGAGAAATTGGTGGCGGCCAAAGATGCCTTTATTAGGAGGAAGAAGGCCGAGTGGACGGCGGAAACTGACAAGCTCAAGGAGAAGGCGTCCCGCGCGATCTCTCGCCGAAAGGACCAAAAGGAGAAGTTGGCTTCTACAGAAGCCGCATTGGGTGCTTCTCAAGAGACCGTGGGGATCCTGGAGACCGAGATAGCCCTGatgaaggagaaggaagaagtgGCTGAGAAGGATCAGGCAAAGGTCATCGAGCAGCACCAAAAGAAGATTGAGCAGCAGGCGAAAGAGATCGAGCGACTGAAGCGTTCTCGGGTCTTCGAGGTGACGCAGGAGAGGATTCGCGTTCAGACCGAGATGATCGCCAAATGCAACAGGCGTTTCCGCAACATAATGGACCGGGAGAAGCGCCGCGGACCTTTTGATGACGCAAATGCCATGTATAATCAGGCGTTTGGAACGAGGTCTTGCCTTGAGGTTCTGCTGGAAGCGGGCCGCGACATCCCGCAGGACACCATTGACATGTTTGCGGATCGGGAAAAAGAGTACGATCAGGCGGCTAAGGAGCTCAAAGTGGGAGATATCCCAGAAAGCGACCTTACTCTCTCTCCGCTCGTGTTACCCTCTCAGTTTGTTGACGAGAGGATGCTGGCTGGCCTTAACACCTTCGGGTCCAACACCAGCCTGATCGATCCGAATGACGCGGCTGCTCTTTCGGGTTCGATTGCTGAAGGTTATGGGCAACGGGAGTTCGGCGAAGATCCTTCGCGAACGATGGTATCGACTGACTATCCCGCCGGTGCTCTAACTTCCGGCGATCGACCCCTGGAGAAAGTGCCTTCGGAGATAGAGCCAATTTCGGATGCGGCTAGGGAGGGATCTCCGATTCTCCTCGTGTCAGACACTTCCGCTGAGGATCAGGGAGATGACCAAGACGAGGAAGAGGCCGAGGAATCGAGGGAGCAAGTCGAAGATGGGGAGCGCGGGTCCGGAGAGCAGAGAACTGAGGCGCAAAGGCCCGAGGAGCAGGAACCGGCCGCCGAGGAAGAGGATCTTGCTAAGGATTGA